Genomic DNA from Vagococcus luciliae:
TTAAAGAACGTGATTTAATAGACATTGGAAAAAAATTACAACTTTTGGTACAAGAGAAAAGTGAAATGATTCAGCTTTAAGAAATATACGTTTCTTAAAGCCTTTTTTATCGCTTTATTGTTGTATTCTTAATAAAATATTAAGAGATTTGTAGGGTTATCTTATTTTAATTTGAAACTATCTATTATATACTTTAATTTACAGGTGATTTGAAGTATACTTGATAGTTGAAGAATCATGAGTTACTTGTGATTGAAAGTTTTATTTATAAAAATTGGAGGACGAAAACATGTGTGGATTTGTCGGATATATGAACCAACCAGGTATTGATCCAACAGTCATCAAAAAAATGGCGGATCGTATTGTACATAGAGGACCAGATGATGAAGGATTTTACCAAGATGACGTTATCTCAATGGGATTTAGACGCCTATCAATTATTGATTTAAATCATGGACAACAACCAATGACTAACCAAACCAATACAAAAGTATTAACGTTTAATGGTGAAATATATAATTACGTAGAATTAAGAGAAGAATTGCAAGAATTAGGTTACGAATTTAAAACAGAAGTGGATTCTGAAGTATTGATTCATGGCTATGATGCTTGGCAAGAGGGATTATTAGACCGTATTCGTGGAATGTACGCGTTTGTTATTTATGATTCTGAAAACGGTGAAGTCTTTGGAGCACGTGATCACTTTGGTATTAAACCTCTTTACTACTTTAAAAATGAGGATACCTTTATGTGGGGATCAGAAATAAAAGCCTTTTTAGATCACCCTTCATTTGTTAAAGAATTAAATGAAGAATTATTACCTGTTCATTTAAGTTTTGAATACATCCCAAGTGATGAAACACTTTTTAAAAATGTTTTTAAAGTAAATCCAGGTCATTATTTTAAATTTAAAGATAACAATCTAGAGGTTAATGAATATTACCACTTTACATTTGAAGAAGAACAAAAAATGACCATGGATGAAGCAAAACGTGACATTATCGATACAGTAGACGAATCAGTGAAAAAACACATGATTGCAGACGTTGAAGTGGGAAGTTTCTTATCAAGTGGGATTGATTCAAGCTACATTTTAAATGAAGCATCACAAGATAGAGATATCCAATCATTTTCATTAGGATTTGACGATAAAAATATTAGTGAATTAGAGTGGGCACAAGAATTTGCAAAAGAAATTGATCAAAAAAATACGGCTATCATGATTAATGATGAAGATTTCTTTGGTATTATTCCTAAGGCAATGTATCACATGGATGAGCCTTTATCTAATCCTTCTGCGATTCAATTGTATTTCTTATCAAAAGAAACAAGTAAGCATGTAAAAGTTGCGTTGTCTGGAGAAGGAGCCGATGAATTTTTCGGTGGCTATAATACCTATTTAGAAGCAGGAACATTTAAAAAATATGAAAAGTTTACGACACGAAATATGCGTCAATTGTTTGCTCAAACAGCGAAACGTTTGCCACATTTTCATGGTCGTCGTTTCTTAATTCGTGGGGCACAAGATATTAGTGAACGTTATTATCGTGTAAATTATGTATTTAATGAAGCAGAAAGAAATGACTTACTAAAAGATACGCGTTTTAACAAATCTTCATCGTTATATGTAAAAGATTTATTTGATGAAGCAAAAAGCAAAGATGATGTCACTAAAATGCAACATTTTGATATTCATGGGTGGTTAGCTTATGATATTTTACATAAAGCAGACCGTATGAGTATGGCGAATTCATTAGAGGTTAGAACACCTTTAGTGGATAAAGAAGTGGCTGAAATTGCAAAACGTATGCCAACTGATACGCGTGTTGACATGAAAAATGGTGTGACAAAAATTGCTTGGCGTGAAGCTTCTGAAGCTAAATTACCCGATCGCATTGTAAACCGTGAAAAATTAGGATTCCCGTCACCACTTGCTTCATGGTTAAAAGAAGATAAATACCAAGAAATGTTAAAAGACGCATTTAATTCAGATATTGCAAAAGAATTCTTTAATGTTGATTATTTAAATCGTTTATTGGAAGAACAAAAACAAGGAATAGCAAATATGCAAAAAATATTTACTATTTATACATTTATTGTTTGGTACCGAGTTTATTTTATTGAAAATTAATTAGAAGAAGGGAACCGATTATATTGACTCAAAAACAAGATTTTATCCCAGTGTTGTTAGGGGGAGATTTGAATCTGTATGGGATGGCCCGCTCATTTTATGACATTACAAATAAACCAGTCCGGACAATCGCCAGCGCCTCTATTGCACCAACAAAACATACGAAAATATTAGCTATCGAAGTTGTACCAAGTTTTGATACAGATCCAACGTTTATCGAAACCATGAGAGAAGTCGCAAAAGAGTATAAAGATTCTGATGTGCCAGTTATTTTGATGGGAATGGGA
This window encodes:
- the asnB gene encoding asparagine synthase (glutamine-hydrolyzing), with the protein product MCGFVGYMNQPGIDPTVIKKMADRIVHRGPDDEGFYQDDVISMGFRRLSIIDLNHGQQPMTNQTNTKVLTFNGEIYNYVELREELQELGYEFKTEVDSEVLIHGYDAWQEGLLDRIRGMYAFVIYDSENGEVFGARDHFGIKPLYYFKNEDTFMWGSEIKAFLDHPSFVKELNEELLPVHLSFEYIPSDETLFKNVFKVNPGHYFKFKDNNLEVNEYYHFTFEEEQKMTMDEAKRDIIDTVDESVKKHMIADVEVGSFLSSGIDSSYILNEASQDRDIQSFSLGFDDKNISELEWAQEFAKEIDQKNTAIMINDEDFFGIIPKAMYHMDEPLSNPSAIQLYFLSKETSKHVKVALSGEGADEFFGGYNTYLEAGTFKKYEKFTTRNMRQLFAQTAKRLPHFHGRRFLIRGAQDISERYYRVNYVFNEAERNDLLKDTRFNKSSSLYVKDLFDEAKSKDDVTKMQHFDIHGWLAYDILHKADRMSMANSLEVRTPLVDKEVAEIAKRMPTDTRVDMKNGVTKIAWREASEAKLPDRIVNREKLGFPSPLASWLKEDKYQEMLKDAFNSDIAKEFFNVDYLNRLLEEQKQGIANMQKIFTIYTFIVWYRVYFIEN